ATAACACAAGAAATGATCTAATAAGGTTAATGACCCATTGGGAAGGTAAAAGTAAACTTCTATTAATGAGGCATCTGAAACTCTCTTCTCAGTGTGTAATGAGGCATTTTAAAGTGTTGAGTGAGTTTGAAGCCTTAAAAGCTGACTACCTTTAGAAGGGGAAAAACTCCCTACCTAAAACAGCACTCACAACATGATCCAAAACTCTTAAGTGTTTTCTCTAAATGGCTTCTTCTGGGAACAGAGAGCACATTAAAATGGTCTTTCCCATTATGTTGAAAGCATGTATCTGTATTAGTCCAATGGAGTCAAACAcaaatgtgtatatgtgcatatgagCATATATGTACGTAAAGGAGGAATActtacatgcatatatgtatgtaaaggAGATTCCtggttttctaaatatttttgttaaaaaattagCAGCGCCAGATCAAATTTGTTATCCTCTCTGagctggggaaggggagggagggaaagagatgattccgatcttatcattttggaaaatgtatgttcaaaatattattatgtgtaactgggaaaacaaaatatctttgaatttttaaaaaagcaacagtTGATTTTCCAAGTAGCAAATTCCTCTAAAGGGAAGCTTATCAACAAGCCTATCATTCATAGTTCATAAAGGATAAATTTCTCAGATGTTTTCATTGTTCAGTAatacccaactctttgtgatcccttttgtgattttcttggcaaaaatactgaagtgatttgtcatttctttcttcatatcattttacagatgaggaacctggggCAAACAAGTTTAAGCCACTTGCTCAGAGCCACTTGGcaggtaagtgtctgaagtcaaatttgaaatcagCAAGATGCCTTCATAACTTCAGACTCAGCACTCTGTCTGCTGTGCCACCTGCCTATCCCCTCCCCAAAACGAGGAGCTTTTGTAAGGCAGCTCATTCAATTGTTGGACAACTTGGGTTCTAAGAATTCTAAAAAGTTTTGGTCTAGGTTGACCTAAAATGAATTGCTTTTAGCTATTGTTTTCGGTCCTAGTTCAGCACTGTTGAAACACCTAATTTCTTCCAAAGGGCCATAgccttttaaatatttgaggACAGTTTTCATGTACCCCTAAATCTTACCCATGCAAACTGTCCTCATCTCActcaattcttccttttattataATGGAAATTATACTGAACTTCTAAAGTCAGAGCACCTAGCTTATTTTCCTTCcccaaatcacagaatttgagattgGGAAGTAACATTAACCACTATCTCGTCAGCACAAAATAAATCCCCATTGTAACATTCTTCTTTCATTTACAATATTACCTCTACTTTGCTTCTCAGAGCCTCAAAGAGCTATCCTGGAaaacctctaaaatcccttcttttcCCAATATTCTTTAGTTCCTTGGGATGTGTTTTTAAGATCTTTTACCATCCTGAACAACTAATTTACATTCAGTTGTTTTACAGTTGTTTCTGGGTCTTCATAGCCCCAtcaggggttttcttgacaaagacagtggaatggtttgccatttccttctccagctcatttgacagatgtggaaactgtgGCAAAGAGAGCTccatgatttatccaaggtcacaaagctcatatgtatctgaggccacatttgaactctaggtccaaagctctatccactgcagcacctAGCTAATATGAgcaataaataagagataaaaggTGATCCAGGTTATTTACACAGGGAAGTATGGTGATTTCCTTCTCAATGTGACCAACCTACAAGTACATGCAGCTGCCACACTTGTCCTGTTGCTGTGGCACTATTACCTTAGGCCAtgccttcttctttctctgacctcATAGGAACGCTCTCCTCCTACATTTATATTCATGGTCATTTGGCCTCCTATTCTACTTAACCTCTTCCCTACCTGTTTTCACCttagatgaaaaaatattttataattctattactCCCCTATACTCAGTGTTGTCAAAGTCTCACCTAAAATATTATGTTTAGGACTGGATATATTactcagaggcagctagatggtgccatGAATAAAGCACAGGACCCAGAGTTCTAgaagaattaaatttaatctaTCTTTTAATACTTAATGCAgtgtgatcctagataagtcatCTGCCTTTTGCCCatctgtttcctcaaatgtaaaatggagataatagccaTCTGCTTCAAAGAGTTGtggagatgaaatgaaataatatctgtaaagcattttgcaattcttaaagtactatataaatactagttattattattattgttattttttattactctAGATATGATTTGACCAGCAACCAGGACCATATACTTTTatctcctttcctatttttacatataaaagaCAATCTAAGGTAGTATCTTTTCATTGTCAGAATAGAATAGAGAATAAAGAGTTGGctttgaggaaaattaatattatgctaTATTTCCTAATAGGCAATATTACATTGTGATGCatctttttcctcaattttttcagatCCCACCTTTGAAGAGCAAAGCGTTTCTGAACAATGTGATCATTACCAAACCCAACTCATCTGTTCTGGGTAggccattcattttcttttcccccccaTAAAAAATAACCAGTTTGAACTATGCCCTCCCAGGAGCCAAGTCCCCCATCCTTGCTttctctatagttttctttctctatttttgatcttcctggtttaggaatcagtacaatattggTGTCATGCCATCCTTGCTTTCTAATCATTGATTGAGGTGATTTGATCTCCAATGGGGAAGCAAACTGGGCATGGGggtgggaagaaaagaggaggggacCTGAATAAGCCAAGATTACTAGGGGTAGCTGGGTCTCATAAAGCAACTAGTATTCCttaagagcagaaccaggagaaccttatacacagaggctgTGTATaagactgtggcacaatcaaatgtaatggacttctctaccagcaacaatgcaatgatccaggacatttctgaggaacttatgagaaagaatgctgtccacaccctgagaaagaactgtgggagtagaaacacataaaaaaaaatctttatcacatgggtcgatgggcacatgattgggggtgtagactctaaatgatcaccccagtgcaaatatcaataaaatggaaataggtcttgatcaatgacacatgtaaaaccagtggaattgcttgttggctatgggagggggtgggagaaggggagggcaagagcatgaatcatgtaaccatggaaaaatattctaaattaattaattaaataaatgatttcaaagcaagcaaacaaacaaacaaacaaaaacaacctaaTATTCCTTAAGTGCCAGGCAGAAACGTGACCATCCAAATCTGTTAATCAACTCATCTACCAACTAGAGTTGCCTTCCATTTGCCAAGGGAAATCCAAATGATATATGTACTATCAGGTCAATCAAAAGGAAGACACACTTATGTTCACCAGGTACTGTCAGCTCTGGGTCCTTTGGCACAAATGGAGGCAAGCCAGAGACTCCTTTATTAACAGATTTGGTGCCCTATTAATAAGGAGTTACCTTGAGAGAAGAATTTCTGTTAATCCCTTTTGTTAAATGGTACTCACAACAgcttcaaagtcaggaagactgaggtTCAAGTCCTCCTCTGACAAATGCTTTcttatgactttggacaagtccttCAACATCCCAAGTATCATTCTAAAACTAAAGATTACAGAGCAAGTAAAGAAAGCTCTGCACTGGGAGAGGGAATTTACCCACTGGGAGCACCTTactctaatgaaatcacaggtcatattttaaaaaatttctcagcCTTTTAAAACTTGCAGTGATTTTCATGTGAACTGCTATCAAGATACTTTCATCCTGTATTcatatgacatttttaaaaatgaaaagcaggTCATTGTATTTATTACTAATAAATTACTGTTGATTTTAGCCCATCATTCTAATTGAGTGAAGTCATCCTGAGCCTTTATTCTGTCATCTAGTCTATAACTctctcagctttgtgtcatctatgAATTTTATTGGTGTGCCTTCATTCTCTACCTTCagccaagtcattgataaaaatgttgaacagttCATAGAGCCAAGAATGGAGCCCTGCAGGTGTTAGAGACCTCCCTCCAGTTTAACAATAATCCCTTAATCAGCATGCTTTGGTATAAAATTGTCACCCAGGCAGGAATCTACCTAACATTCTTAAGCACAGAAAATTCCTACAGGTTCAATTTACTCTGCAGAGAAGTTTATGAATTCATTCTAGATCTGTCCTACATACCATAAGAATATAATCTTGGCAAgtgaatttaaatatatttgaggATCCAATACTTAAATCCTGAGGCTATTATTCATGAACAAATCAAACACCCCATCTCTTTGTTATGCcaattgttttattttccctGCACTGCTTCTACAACATCTGCCAGGCCAAAACTCTTCACTCTTTCAATAGCTCCACAACCTAAAAGTGGACACCAATATCTCTCATGATCAACCAAAGGTCAAATTCTTTTCAACCAGCATCCAGGTAGCAGCCAAAGGGCAACCAACTCAGGGAAAAATGAAGTTGctccagtttaaaaaaacaaaaccaaaaacaaacaaactttaagTTGCTGATGGCACGATTGACTTTAATGATCCCAAACTGTCtgcaattttattgattttgtttgtgaatGGAAGAGGGAATGATAACAGCTCTGGCTAAGATAGGCAGAATGTGGGCAGATGCTATTCCCATTTCTACACACAGTTTCGCCAAGCCATTTTCCATCTTTCCgaacataaaacaaaatgaagacaAGTGTTATTGCTTATGCTACCAGCTACCCCAAAAGCAGTGGAGTTTATTGTATACTCATTTCCTAGATAACGTATTAAAACTACACTACCTAGATGAAAACACTCAGTGCTTCCAGAACAAAACTGATTTGCTGTTAAGATACCTTATAAAACACTCATAATTACCAAAACCACCACTGAAATGGCAATTTGAGTCCTTATATATAAATGCCATCCCTGTTACTCCTAATTCAGCAGAAACCTCATACAACATCCCGTGTTTAAGCGTCTAAATACATGACTGCAGCAGCTTATGCTCTGTAGGGGCTCATTCCTCTAATGTGGCTCGTAAAGCCTCATTTCAAATATGGCAAGAAGAAAAAGGCAagtaagcaaaaaataaattcaatcaaGACAAGCAATGAAGTCTCCTCTAGTAGGTGCTTCAAGGGATAAGTTAAAGGAACAAAGACCTACCTTCAGAGACCTTGGTGGATCTGCAAGAGAATTTAGAGAATTTGGTTCCTTTTTCATCCCAGAAGGTTTTTTGGGGGGCCGAGGTGGTGGGAGTAAGGCTGGGTTCTCATACCTCCTTATCATGTAATATTGTTCTTCACTGATCTCTTCTACAGTGTTTCGGACTGGAAATGAGTCAATGACATCCACTGTACAACTAACCAACTGGACAGCCATACCCAAGCGGCTGACAGGAATTTCCCAGCTCTCACTGGGGTTAGTGAGGTCACTGATGAGCAGGTAAGAGTCGGTGATCTTTTCCTCCAGCTGCAAGCCAGGCGTGGCGGCCAAAATGTCATTTTCAATGGAGAGGTCTCTCACAGAGACCTTGACGTTGAAAGGCAAGGGAAATTGAGCACACAGCGTGGAAAGCTCATACTGCTTCTTGTCGTGAATCACTTCTATGAAGCTGCCTTCCATATACAGAGGTAGAAGAATGGGCTGGTAGTACTCTTGGAGGATTTTTTCACAAGCCAGAACACCTACTTCCTTTTTGATCCCCTTACACCAAATTTCACTGGTCTGTGAGCATGGAACTAAAAACTGATCCCCCACAGACACAGATGACAGCTCTTCACAGGAAGAATCAAAGGCTTTTGTGGCTACCACGTGGAGGTTCTCTTCATCACTCTTTGCTATCTCCAGGTCGTAGGCAGTAGGGAACTCCCGGGGTCTCCGCTTGAATTTCCCTTTATAGCTAGTTGGAATCAAGAAATGCCTTTTGGGAGAATCACTTCTAATCTCTGAGGCTAAGATCCTTGATGCCTGATACTTTTTGTGGATCACAATGATTTTCCCAGGTTGCAATAAGCCACTGGCCAATGGATTTTCTTTAGGTCCTTCTATCACTTCAGCTGCCATGGGAAAATCCTTACTAGTCTTTTCAAAAAGATCTTCAGTGGTTAGAACCTGAAGGAAACACTTAGCATCATAGCAGTCAGTTATGTCTTTGACTTCCACATCAAGGTCAGAGAGGATGTGAACTATATCTTTTtggactgaaaaagaaaaaaaaaagaaattttgcaCTTAAACGTGACCTAGccacatttttgtgtgtgtgataatGATAATATCTTTAGAGTGCTTCCCAGTACCATGTACaaatatctttattatatatatatatatgcatatatacatatataatcttatatttatgtattatatataatttatattattaatatataaatattactatttgttaatgttaattttatttattaataatgattgtatttattattatttattaataatatcaaaatatactattaatattatgtttattatgatttattatttataatattatattattgatctataaattatatataatatataatgtgatatattaattattatatgtgCTATTATataatctaaaaattaaattctatataatttatataatctataatcttgtgtttttttaaacatacaaGGTTTTCATACAGCAGAGGATTTCAGAAACATAGGTATAGATTTGAAAGCAACTCAGAGGCCAAATAATCcaccaccctcattttacaaatgaaaatatttaggtTCAGGGggtttaaataacttgtccaaagtaaTACAGATAATGATCATTTGTAttaggattggaactcaggtcatATGACCCTAGAGAGCAGCTCTTCTTCCATTGTACCAGGTCCATATCAATATACATCGGTACATTCCTGCTGATACTTTGTAAGAAGTGAAGTgacctctggagtcagagaacctgagaaAAATACCATTCTTGACTCTTTCTAGTACAATAgtaatcttgaacaaatcaattaacctttcaGGGTTTCAGATTCCtcagaaggaaaataagggagttagactaaatggcctctatGATCCTAAAATCCTTTGGAAAATCAGTAAATAAGACCCTCCAGAGCCCAAGGCAGAAACCctctccaaaattactttgtGATGAAAAAGATCCCTTCAAGGTGCTAAAGGATAAGcatttaaatgcagaaaaagattCCAGACAGACCTCAATTATATTTTGGAGAGTTCATCGTTACACCATCAATCTACTGCTGCTAAGATGACTTTAAATTACAGAATTTTGACATGAATATTGACAGGAGGGTCAAAAAATCGGCACTTTGCACCCAGGAGTCAATTCCATTCTAGATCCAATCATTGACTTGGTATGAATTTTCTCTCGCCATTTAGCAGGTATGGATTTGAGATTTGCCATATATAAAATAGTCTTGAATTACTCCAAGAAAGAGCTAGGAAAATCGCTGCTTCtgtataacataataataatgttgaTGCTCTTTTACAAAGATAATGATACTGAGTTCCCTATAACatcataatataattatttcctaatttagATTTTAATAATGTTATCTAACAAAACTAATGATACTAAGCGATCATCAGGGTATATACTTTGTGTGGTTTTTCCAGTGCTAGTGAGAGACTTATACTGATCCATCTAAAATGTTTCACCCATATTCTTGTGAGCATAGCATACCTCTGAGAAATAGTATTTTTAGTTTAAAGGTACAGGCTATGGCCTTTGAACCAAAGAAGGCTAATATTGAAACCCTGGCCTTGACCTTATTCATACTATATTGTAAAGAAATGTACTGACTAGGCTGACATAGAGCAATCTCATTACTGCTATTAGT
The window above is part of the Gracilinanus agilis isolate LMUSP501 chromosome 4, AgileGrace, whole genome shotgun sequence genome. Proteins encoded here:
- the THEMIS gene encoding protein THEMIS — protein: MTSTLQEFIHSLNPRTLPRVLQIQSGIYVQGSIYEMFGNECSLSTGEVIKVNSFKIKKVMANIYKENEDNQCSPKFELPLNFPGLFKIMTDRIPYHTMGDIARAVYIGPSRLSHPCFYHQKGINLGNLTIHHGEQIVLNSIEEINGEMMVNCEVVRNNQNHSFTMPLSQEGDFYECEDEYMYTLKEIAEWKIPKSRKRIVKFTDISNKLNYIYPLPKDFDGLLSLTPIYEIQAVLKFQKDIVHILSDLDVEVKDITDCYDAKCFLQVLTTEDLFEKTSKDFPMAAEVIEGPKENPLASGLLQPGKIIVIHKKYQASRILASEIRSDSPKRHFLIPTSYKGKFKRRPREFPTAYDLEIAKSDEENLHVVATKAFDSSCEELSSVSVGDQFLVPCSQTSEIWCKGIKKEVGVLACEKILQEYYQPILLPLYMEGSFIEVIHDKKQYELSTLCAQFPLPFNVKVSVRDLSIENDILAATPGLQLEEKITDSYLLISDLTNPSESWEIPVSRLGMAVQLVSCTVDVIDSFPVRNTVEEISEEQYYMIRRYENPALLPPPRPPKKPSGMKKEPNSLNSLADPPRSLKSLHVDTAKNLHSPQATAASKLPVSCQIDLTHPETEQDVIRTTALADTSVMRETIPNEYYV